The genome window CAACCAGCTCGAGCAATCGACGGACAGCATCGGCGTGCGCTGGGATTTCCACCGTTCGGCCGCGCTGAAAGTGCAGATCGACCGCATCAGGCCGAAGAATGGCCCGGGCCTGTTCGTGCAAGCCAAGCCAGGCTTCCATGGCCCTGTCACGGTGGCTGCCGCCGCCATCGATTTCGTTTTCTAAGGAGTGCCGCATGAAACCATTGATTGTGAATGTGGCTGCCTTGCTGGCCTTGTCGATGAGCGTGCCCGTCATGGCCGAAGTGGTCGTGGTGGTCAATGCCAAGAGCGCCGCCGGCGCCATGACGAACGAACAGGTGGCGCAATTTTTCCTCGGTAAATCGACGGCCATGACGCCGATCGACCAGCCGGAAAGCGCCCCCGTGCGCGCCGAGTTCTACAAGAAGGTGACGGACAAGGAACCGTCGCAAGCGAAGGCCCTGTGGTCCAAGCTGGTTTTCACGGGCAAGGCGACCTTGCCGAAGGAAGTGGCCAATAGCGCCGACGTGAAGAAGGCCGTGGCGGCCGATCCGAAAGCCATCGGCTATATCGAAAAGAGTGCCGTCGACGGCACCGTCAAAGTGGTGCTGACGGCGCCATAAAGCCGGTTCGGGCCGCGCGTCATGCGGCGGCCCGATAATTCATCAAATCAGGAGACAGCAATGAGCATCAAACGCAAGATATGGGCGCTGCCCGTCGTCTCGGCCGTGATTTTCGGGCTGGGACTGGCCGTCAGTGCCTATCTGTCCACGGCCACGCTCAATTCCATCCACGCTACCGAAAGTGCCGACTATCCCGTGCTCGACATGGCCAAGTCGCTGACCCTGGACGTGGCAGCCGTCGGCGACGCCCTGCGCGATGCCGTCAGCGAAGGCGACAAGGAGCGCATCGGGCAAGTCGGCGGCCAGGCCGTCAAGCTGCGCGCCAAGCTGGACGCCTTTGCGGCGATCCCGGGCCAGCGCGAACAGGGCCTGCGCCTGGCAAAGGAATTCGATGCCTACTATGCGCCGGCGCTGAGCGCGGCGCGCATCATGCTGGAAATGGAAGAGGGCGACCCGCAAGCGACCGTGGCGCGCATGCAGGGTGCGCTGGCGGTGCTCAATACGGACCTGGCAAAGACCAACGAGCAGGCGCAATTGCAGTTCAAGCAGGGCATCGAGCGCAGCGCGGCCAACGTGCGCAATGCGCTCAATACCAGCATCGCCGTGGCGCTGGCCGTGATCGTCTGCCTGGTGGCCGTGTCGCATTTCGTCGTGCGCGCCATCTGGCAGCAGCTGGGCGGCGAACCCGAATATGCGCGCCAGATCGCGCGCGCCGTGGCCGATGGCGACCTCTCGATGCACATCGAGACCGAAGCGGGCGACCAGGCCAGCTTGCTGGCGGCGCTGAAGGACATGCGCGCCAAGCTCGGTGGCATGGTCTCCGACATCAAAGCATCGGCTGAAACCATTCAGGTGGCCAGCGCTGAAATCGCGCAGGGCAATGCGGACCTGGCCGCGCGCACGGAATCGCAGGCGGGCAGCCTGGATCAGACGGCGCGCAGCATGGATAGCCTGACTTCTACCGTGCGCGACAACGCCGCCAATGCGGGGCAGGCGCATGCACTGGTGGTGTCGGCCTCCTCGGTTGCCGTGAAGGGCGGGCAAGTGGTCAGCCAGGTGGTCACCACCATGGGCGAGATCAACGATTCATCGAAACGCATCGTCGACATCATCGGCGTGATCGACGGCATCGCTTTCCAGACGAATATCCTGGCCTTGAACGCGGCCGTGGAAGCGGCGCGCGCGGGCGAACAGGGACGCGGCTTTGCCGTGGTGGCATCCGAAGTGCGCAACCTGGCGCAGCGCAGCGCGGCAGCGGCGCGCGAGATCAAGCAATTGATCGGCGATTCGGTGGCCAGGGTGAACGTAGGTTCGAAGCTGGTCGACGAGGCGGGGCTGACCATGTGCCAGATCGTCGACTCGGTGAAAAAAGTGGCCGACATCATGGCCGAAATCAGCGCTGCGAGCCAGGCGCAGAGCGTCGGCATCGGCGATATCGGCGTGGCCATCGGCAGCATGGACCAGATGACGCAGCAAAACTCCGCGCTGGTGGAAGAGGCGTCAGCGGCGGCCGAATCGCTGCAGGAGCAGGCCGTGCAACTGGGCGTGGCGCTGGCCGTGTTCAAGCTGGCGCAGGGGGGGCGCTGTGTCGGATTACGCGCAGGGCGCTAATCCGACCTACCTGGCATTGCGGTGATACCAGCTTGACCTGCATGGCATGGCGTAGGTTGGATTAGCGCAGCGTAATCCAACACCCGGCTTAGCGCTGCAGCCCGAACGGATCGTCGATGCTGTGCGCCGGCTGCGTGAACCAGCGCGGACCGTCTTGCGTCATGTAGAAATGGTCTTCGTGGCGGATGCCGAATTCGCCGGGGATGCAGATCATCGGCTCGTTCGAGAAGCACATGCCCACGTCGAGCGGCGTCGTGTCGTTGCCCACCAGGTAAGGCCATTCGTGGATATCGAGGCCGATGCCGTGGCCGGTGCGGTGCGGCAGGCCCGGCAGCTTGTAGCCGGGGCCGAAGCCGTCTGCCTCCAGCGACACGCGCGCGGCGCGGTCCACGTCGCCGCACGGTACGCCCAACTGGGCAGCGGCGAATGCGGCTGCCTGGGCCGCCTTTTCGCTGTTCCACACGCTGCGCTGGCGTTCGCTGATGGCCCCAAACACGTAAGTGCGCGTGATGTCGGAGATGTAGTTCATCACCTGGCAACCCGTGTCGATCAACACCGTGTCGCCCGGCTTCAAGGTCTGCACATAGTTGACGCCATGCGGGTAGGCGGTCGCTTCGCCGAACAGCACG of Janthinobacterium sp. PAMC25594 contains these proteins:
- a CDS encoding methyl-accepting chemotaxis protein — encoded protein: MSIKRKIWALPVVSAVIFGLGLAVSAYLSTATLNSIHATESADYPVLDMAKSLTLDVAAVGDALRDAVSEGDKERIGQVGGQAVKLRAKLDAFAAIPGQREQGLRLAKEFDAYYAPALSAARIMLEMEEGDPQATVARMQGALAVLNTDLAKTNEQAQLQFKQGIERSAANVRNALNTSIAVALAVIVCLVAVSHFVVRAIWQQLGGEPEYARQIARAVADGDLSMHIETEAGDQASLLAALKDMRAKLGGMVSDIKASAETIQVASAEIAQGNADLAARTESQAGSLDQTARSMDSLTSTVRDNAANAGQAHALVVSASSVAVKGGQVVSQVVTTMGEINDSSKRIVDIIGVIDGIAFQTNILALNAAVEAARAGEQGRGFAVVASEVRNLAQRSAAAAREIKQLIGDSVARVNVGSKLVDEAGLTMCQIVDSVKKVADIMAEISAASQAQSVGIGDIGVAIGSMDQMTQQNSALVEEASAAAESLQEQAVQLGVALAVFKLAQGGRCVGLRAGR